AATTGCGCATCAAGGAACTTAAGGCTGAAGGGCTGGACTATAAGCTGGTGATCGTTGGGCGTAAAGCGAATCAGTATTTTACCCGCCGAGAACAGCCGATTAGCAAGTCGTTCACCAATCTAGAGCAGGTGCCTACGGCATCAGAGGCCTCGGCGATCGCTGATGAACTGCTCTCGCTGTTTCTCTCCGATTCAGTGGATCGGGTGGAGTTGATCTACACCAAATTTGTGTCGTTGATTAGCTCTCGTCCGGTAACTCAAACCTTGCTGCCCCTCGATCCTCAGGGCTTGGAAGCAGCCGATGATGAGATCTTCCGGTTGACGACTCGCGCCGGTGAATTCCAAGTCGAGCGGCAAAAGGTGGAGGCAGCTCCCCAAACACCCCTGCCCCAAGACATGATTTTTGAGCAGGATCCGGTGCAAATTCTAGACGCCCTCCTGCCCCTCTATCTAAACAACCAGCTCCTGCGCGCTCTGCAAGAGTCTGCGGCCAGTGAGCTAGCTGCCCGGATGACGGCGATGAACAACGCCAGCGACAACGCTAAGCAGTTGATTACCTCCTTGTCCTTGTCCTACAACAAGGCGCGTCAGGCAGCCATTACCCAGGAAATTCTAGAAGTGGTGGCGGGCGCAGAAGTCCTCAACTAGCGATCGCTGCTTTCTAGACACACCCTTCAGAATCAACTACAGCGCAGAATCCCTTGGGGTTCTGCGTTTGTCGTAGTGCCGTATCGTCGTAGGATCAAAGAAACCCTTTGGATAGCTGGATCATGAGTGCGATCGCCCTTCAAGTAGCGCAGCAGATTGGAGCAGAGCATGTGGTGCCGTGGGAGTCCCTCGACCCGACTCTGCAGGCTCAACGTCAGATCGCTGCCCCTAACGTTGCGGCGATCGCCTACCCGCCTACCCTTGAGGCTCTTCGTGATCTCGTGGCCTATGCCCATCACCATCGCTGGGCGATGCTGCCCATGGGCCAGGGTACGAAGCTCCATTGGGGGCCGCCGCTGCAGGGGGAGGCGATCGCCATCAGTACGGCGAAGCTCAACCAGGTGATTGACCATGCAGCGGGGGATTTAACCGTAACGGCCCAGGCCGGCGTCAAGCTTGCCGATCTACAGCAACAGTTGGCTCAATCGCGGCAGTTTCTAGCGATCGCCCCCCACTACAGCGCATCGGCGACCCTCGGCGGCATCGTGGCCACGGCGGATACCGGATCTCTGCGCCAGCGCTACGGCGGCGTGCGGGATATGCTCATCGGCATTTCTTTTGTGCGGGCGGATGGCCAGGTGGCTAAGGCCGGGGGACGGGTGGTTAAAAACGTAGCCGGTTACGACCTGATGAAACTGATGACCGGTGCCTACGGTACCCTGGGCATCCTCACCCAGATGACTTTTCGTCTCTATCCCTTGCCAGAGACCTCGGAAACGGTGGTGTTGGTGGGCGACTCGGCGGCGATCGCCACGGTGCTGCATCAGATCCGCCAATCCTCCCTCAGCCCCGTGGCGTTGGATGTCCTATCCCCGTCCTACGTTAGCGCCTTAGGCTTGGGCCAGGGAACGGGGTTAGTGGCTCGCTTCCAGAGTATTCCTGTGAGTGTGTCCCAACAGATGGCCCAGGTGACAGCGTTAGCCCAAGCGGCGGGTTTAAGCAGCGATCGCTTTCAGAACCAGGACGACGTCAGTCTATGGCAACGATTACAAGAAAAATGGGACGGAGCCGCCGCTGCATCGGCGATCGCCTGCAAAATAGGAGTATTACCGGCCCATGGGGTGGCTAGCTTGGATGCGATCGCTCAGATGTGGCCAGCCAGTCTAGGACTCATCCATGCTGGTAGTGGTCTGGGTTGGTTGAGTGGTGAGATAGACAGCATCACCGCCACGGGAATGACCCAGGTGCGATCGCACTGCGTCGCCCACGGTGGCTTTCTCTCCCTGCTGTCGGCACCGCCAAGCTGGACAGGCCTCGATCGCTGGGGCTATGCCGGCAATGCCCTACCCCAGATGCAAGCCATCAAGGCTCAGTTTGACCCCCACCATTTACTCAACCCCGGTCGCTTTGTGGGTGGCCTGTAGCCGCCCTGCCCAACTCGTGAGTGTTCGCCATGACCGCCACCCCCTCCTCCACCGATCGCCCTGCTCTGAAGCTTGATACCAGCTTCCCCGGTTTTGATGCTCAGGATCCGCCCGAGCAATCCCTGATCGATGCCTGTGTGCATTGCGGTTTTTGCCTGACCACCTGCCCTAGCTATCGGGTGATTGGCAAAGAGACCGACTCGCCCCGTGGCCGCATCTATTTAATGGATGCGATTAATAAGCAGGATGCTCCCCTGGCCACAGCCACCTCCCAACATTTCGATACCTGCCTGGGCTGCTTGGCCTGCACCACCGCCTGCCCCTCCGGTGTGCAATACGATAAGCTGATTGCGGCCACCCGCCCCCAAGTGGAGCGCAATGTGCCCCGCACCCTCAGCGATCGCCTCTTCCGACAGTTAATTTTCACCCTCTTCCCCCACCCCGATCGCCTGCGGATGCTGCTGCCGCCGCTGTACCTATACCAAGCCTTGGGATTGGGCAAGCTGGTGAAAGCAACGGGATTGCTGAAGCGGATCTCGCCGCGCTTGGCTGCCATGGAATCTCTATTGCCAACCG
Above is a genomic segment from Leptolyngbya sp. CCY15150 containing:
- a CDS encoding F0F1 ATP synthase subunit gamma; protein product: MPNLKAIRDRIKSVKNTKKITEAMRLVAAAKVRRAQEQVTATRPFADRLAQVLYGLQSRLQFEEADLPLLKKRDVKTVGLLVVSGDRGLCGGYNANVIKRAELRIKELKAEGLDYKLVIVGRKANQYFTRREQPISKSFTNLEQVPTASEASAIADELLSLFLSDSVDRVELIYTKFVSLISSRPVTQTLLPLDPQGLEAADDEIFRLTTRAGEFQVERQKVEAAPQTPLPQDMIFEQDPVQILDALLPLYLNNQLLRALQESAASELAARMTAMNNASDNAKQLITSLSLSYNKARQAAITQEILEVVAGAEVLN
- a CDS encoding FAD-binding oxidoreductase, translating into MDSWIMSAIALQVAQQIGAEHVVPWESLDPTLQAQRQIAAPNVAAIAYPPTLEALRDLVAYAHHHRWAMLPMGQGTKLHWGPPLQGEAIAISTAKLNQVIDHAAGDLTVTAQAGVKLADLQQQLAQSRQFLAIAPHYSASATLGGIVATADTGSLRQRYGGVRDMLIGISFVRADGQVAKAGGRVVKNVAGYDLMKLMTGAYGTLGILTQMTFRLYPLPETSETVVLVGDSAAIATVLHQIRQSSLSPVALDVLSPSYVSALGLGQGTGLVARFQSIPVSVSQQMAQVTALAQAAGLSSDRFQNQDDVSLWQRLQEKWDGAAAASAIACKIGVLPAHGVASLDAIAQMWPASLGLIHAGSGLGWLSGEIDSITATGMTQVRSHCVAHGGFLSLLSAPPSWTGLDRWGYAGNALPQMQAIKAQFDPHHLLNPGRFVGGL